The proteins below come from a single Papaver somniferum cultivar HN1 chromosome 11, ASM357369v1, whole genome shotgun sequence genomic window:
- the LOC113320101 gene encoding CASP-like protein 5A2, which yields MNVSHPSVHPIEIRPDTGGVVVVGGGGDENAGPRVRMRDIQGMPGTLLGLSLRLCQFAFAVVSVCIMASTSDFISVTAFCYLVAAAGLQSLWSLSLAIVDIYSILVKRCLRNYRIVSLFTIGDGLTSTLIFAAASASAGITVLISNDLGLCAQNHCARFELATAMAYLSWFLVTPSFMLNFWSLASR from the exons ATGAATGTAAGTCATCCTTCTGTGCATCCAATAGAAATTCGTCCAGATActggtggtgttgttgttgttggtggtggtggtgatgaaaatGCTGGACCTAGAGTAAGGATGAGAGATATACAAGGGATGCCGGGTACTCTTCTCGGCCTTTCGTTGCGTTTATGTCAGTTCGCATTTGCTGTTGTGTCGGTCTGTATTATGGCTTCTACAAGTGATTTCATTTCAGTCACAGCCTTCTG CTACCTTGTTGCAGCAGCGGGATTACAAAGCTTGTGGAGTTTATCCTTGGCAATAGTTGATATATACTCCATTCTTGTGAAGCGCTGCTTGCGCAATTATAGGATTGTCAGTTTGTTCACCATTGGAGATGGG CTCACATCAACATTAATATTTGCTGCTGCCTCTGCATCAGCAGGTATTACGGTCCTTATCAGTAACGATCTTGGTTTATGTGCACAGAACCACTGTGCAAGGTTTGAGTTGGCAACAGCCATGGCCTACCTCAGCTGGTTTCTAGTCACCCCATCATTTATGTTGAACTTCTGGTCATTGGCATCAAGATGA
- the LOC113320102 gene encoding uncharacterized protein LOC113320102 isoform X3, with protein MEMSREEDDRRQYQCLRKYEAIVKQLIDMMNARTRPPKRRRVSSSSSSRGSGSATTAAPTPVQPGMDDLFVQTITRFLDELNTTASALQQHDTSASNSTNQD; from the exons ATGGAAATGTCTAGGGAAGAAGATGATAGAAGGCAATACCAATGCTTACGGAAATACGAAGCTATAGTAAAACAG CTGATCGACATGATGAATGCTAGAACAAGACCGCCGAAGCGTCGTAGGGTCTCCTCCTCTTCG AGTTCGCGAGGGAGTGGTAGTGCCACCACTGCTGCACCTACGCCGGTTCAACCTGGCATGGATGACTTATTTGTGCAGACAATAACAAGATTTCTCGACGAGCTAAATACAACTGCTTCCGCATTGCAGCAGCATGataccagtgcatcaaattccacTAATCAAGATTAG
- the LOC113320102 gene encoding uncharacterized protein LOC113320102 isoform X2 → MEMSREEDDRRQYQCLRKYEAIVKQFDELIDMMNARTRPPKRRRVSSSSSSRGSGSATTAAPTPVQPGMDDLFVQTITRFLDELNTTASALQQHDTSASNSTNQD, encoded by the exons ATGGAAATGTCTAGGGAAGAAGATGATAGAAGGCAATACCAATGCTTACGGAAATACGAAGCTATAGTAAAACAG TTTGATGAGCTGATCGACATGATGAATGCTAGAACAAGACCGCCGAAGCGTCGTAGGGTCTCCTCCTCTTCG AGTTCGCGAGGGAGTGGTAGTGCCACCACTGCTGCACCTACGCCGGTTCAACCTGGCATGGATGACTTATTTGTGCAGACAATAACAAGATTTCTCGACGAGCTAAATACAACTGCTTCCGCATTGCAGCAGCATGataccagtgcatcaaattccacTAATCAAGATTAG
- the LOC113320102 gene encoding uncharacterized protein LOC113320102 isoform X1, whose translation MEMSREEDDRRQYQCLRKYEAIVKQVCGSSVFRFDELIDMMNARTRPPKRRRVSSSSSSRGSGSATTAAPTPVQPGMDDLFVQTITRFLDELNTTASALQQHDTSASNSTNQD comes from the exons ATGGAAATGTCTAGGGAAGAAGATGATAGAAGGCAATACCAATGCTTACGGAAATACGAAGCTATAGTAAAACAG GTTTGTGGATCATCTGTTTTTCGGTTTGATGAGCTGATCGACATGATGAATGCTAGAACAAGACCGCCGAAGCGTCGTAGGGTCTCCTCCTCTTCG AGTTCGCGAGGGAGTGGTAGTGCCACCACTGCTGCACCTACGCCGGTTCAACCTGGCATGGATGACTTATTTGTGCAGACAATAACAAGATTTCTCGACGAGCTAAATACAACTGCTTCCGCATTGCAGCAGCATGataccagtgcatcaaattccacTAATCAAGATTAG
- the LOC113321758 gene encoding homeobox-leucine zipper protein REVOLUTA-like produces the protein MAMLVSQQQLHRESSSGSIGSMGGGGGGGKQNHHHNHHLDSGKYVRYTTEQVEALERVYAECPKPSSMRRQQLIRDCPILSNIEPKQIKVWFQNRRCREKQRKEASRLQTVNKKLTAMNKLLMEENDRLQKQVSQLVYENSYMRQQLQNAAATTTDTSCESVVTTPQHSLRDANNPAGLLSIAEETLTEFLSKATGTAVNWVQMPGMKPGPDSVGIVAISQSCSGVASRACGLVSLEPTKIAEILKDRPSWFRACRSLEVFTMFPAGNGGLIELIYMQMYAPTTLAPARDFWTLRYTTTLEDGSLVVCERSLSGAGAGPNASAATQFVRGEMLPSGFLIRPCEGGGSIIHIVDHLDLEAWSVPEVLRPLYQSSKVLAQKMTVAALRHVRQIAQETSGEVVYGLGRQPAVLRNFSQRLNRGFNDAVNGFNDDGWSLMSNDGADDVIVTVNSGKNLSTLSNPANALTLSGGVLCVKASMLLQNVHPALLVRFLREHRSEWADYNFDAYSAASLKSGSYAYGGLRSTRFSGSQIIMPLGHTVEREELLEIIRLEGHALTQEEAMMSRDIHLLQICSGVDENAVGACSELVFAPIDEMFPDDAPLLPSGFRIIPLDTRTGETQDTLTAHRTLDLASSLEVGPSTNRGAGDASPGTHNMRSVLTIAFQFPFESHLQDSIAAMARQYVRNVISSVQRVAMAIAPSGPGLQVGPKVSPGSPEALTLAQWINQSYSYHLGADLLRSNGEGGDSILKLLWHHQDAILCCSVKQLPVFTFANQAGLDMLETTLVALQDITLDKIFDESGRKALCSDFAKLMEQGSAYLPAGLCMSTMGRHISYEQVIAWKVLAEDNSVHCLAFAFVNWSFV, from the exons ATGGCGATGCTGGTGTCACAACAACAGCTACATAGAGAAAGTAGCAGTGGAAGTATTGGAAGTAtgggaggaggaggtggtggtggaaaacagaatcatcatcataatcatcatcttgATTCTGGGAAATATGTTAGATATACTACTGAACAAGTTGAAGCATTAGAAAGAGTTTATGCTGAATGTCCTAAACCTTCTTCTATGCGTCGTCAACAACTCATTCGTGATTGCCCCATTCTCTCTAACATTGAACCTAAACAGATCAAAGTCTGGTTCCAAAATCGAAG GTGCCGAGAGAAGCAGAGGAAAGAAGCATCTAGACTACAGACAGTGAATAAGAAATTGACTGCAATGAATAAGTTGTTAATGGAAGAGAACGATCGGTTACAAAAACAAGTGTCTCAACTTGTTTATGAGAATAGTTACATGCGGCAGCAACTACAAaat GCAGCTGCTACAACAACTGATACTAGTTGTGAGTCTGTTGTAACCACTCCTCAGCATTCTTTAAGGGATGCTAATAACCCCGCTGG ACTCCTTTCAATTGCGGAGGAGACATTGACAGAGTTCCTTTCAAAGGCTACAGGAACTGCTGTCAATTGGGTCCAGATGCCTGGGATGAAG CCTGGTCCGGATTCGGTAGGAATCGTTGCAATTTCACAAAGTTGTAGTGGAGTGGCATCACGAGCCTGCGGTTTAGTAAGTTTAGAACCTACTAAG ATTGCAGAGATTCTCAAAGATCGCCCATCCTGGTTTCGTGCTTGCCGAAGCCTCGAAGTATTCACCATGTTTCCTGCTGGAAATGGAGGATTGATTGAATTGATATACATGCAGATGTATGCCCCAACCACCTTGGCTCCTGCACgggacttttggactttgagaTACACAACTACTCTAGAAGACGGCAGTCTTGTG GTCTGCGAGAGATCACTCTCTGGAGCTGGTGCTGGCCCAAATGCATCTGCTGCTACCCAGTTCGTTAGAGGTGAGATGCTGCCAAGTGGTTTTCTGATTCGACCGTGCGAGGGTGGAGGGTCTATCATTCACATTGTTGACCACCTTGATCTCGAG GCATGGAGTGTACCCGAGGTGTTGCGGCCACTTTATCAGTCATCGAAGGTCTTAGCTCAGAAGATGACTGTTGCA GCACTTCGCCATGTCAGGCAAATAGCTCAGGAGACTAGTGGTGAGGTGGTATACGGCTTGGGAAGGCAGCCGGCTGTCCTACGAAACTTTAGCCAAAGATTGAACAG GGGATTCAACGACGCAGTCAATGGATTCAATGATGATGGCTGGTCGTTGATGAGCAATGATGGTGCTGATGACGTAATAGTTACAGTGAACTCTGGCAAAAACTTGAGCACCCTCTCTAACCCAGCTAATGCTCTTACATTATCTGGAGGTGTCCTTTGTGTGAAGGCATCCATGCTTCTACAA AATGTTCATCCTGCGTTGCTGGTGCGTTTCTTGAGGGAGCACCGCTCTGAGTGGGCAGATTATAACTTTGATGCCTATTCAGCTGCTTCATTGAAATCTGGCTCTTATGCGTATGGAGGATTGAGATCGACTAGGTTCTCTGGCAGCCAAATCATCATGCCTCTTGGCCACACAGTGGAACGTGAAGAG TTGCTTGAGATTATTCGCCTGGAAGGCCATGCTCTTACCCAGGAAGAAGCTATGATGTCACGAGATATCCATCTCCTACAG ATTTGTAGTGGAGTGGATGAGAATGCAGTGGGAGCCTGCTCTGAGCTTGTTTTCGCCCCTATTGATGAAATGTTTCCAGATGATGCTCCACTTCTGCCTTCTGGCTTTCGCATCATACCGTTGGATACAAGAACA GGTGAAACACAAGATACATTAACTGCACATCGTACGTTAGACCTTGCGTCCAGTCTTGAAGTCGGCCCGTCCACGAACCGTGGTGCCGGAGATGCGTCTCCTGGTACTCACAACATGCGTTCAGTGTTGACCATCGCGTTCCAGTTCCCTTTTGAGAGTCATCTTCAGGATAGTATTGCTGCCATGGCCCGGCAGTATGTACGAAATGTCATCTCCTCTGTGCAGAGAGTTGCCATGGCGATAGCTCCTTCTGGTCCAGGCCTCCAGGTGGGGCCAAAGGTATCTCCGGGATCTCCCGAAGCTCTAACTCTTGCTCAATGGATCAACCAGAGCTATAG TTACCACTTGGGGGCAGATTTACTCAGGTCAAATGGCGAAGGAGGTGACTCTATATTGAAGCTTCTATGGCACCACCAGGATGctatattgtgttgctccgtgAAG CAATTGCCTGTCTTCACATTTGCAAACCAAGCTGGGCTGGACATGCTGGAGACCACACTGGTAGCCCTTCAGGACATAACACTTGATAAGATATTCGACGAGTCAGGTCGGAAAGCTTTATGCTCCGACTTTGCCAAGTTAATGGAACAG GGTTCTGCTTATTTACCAGCTGGATTATGCATGTCAACCATGGGTCGTCATATATCATACGAGCAAGTCATTGCTTGGAAAGTACTCGCCGAGGACAATTCTGTTCACTGCTTAGCCTTTGCATTCGTCAACTGGTCTTTTGTTTGA